AGAGGTGTTAGCAATTCATTACTGACAGCTACCTGTAAAACTGCTTCCAACTGTATCCCCAATGCTCACCAGAAGATTTTGCCACGTAATACCAGACGGTGGTTATTTGTTACATGAATTTTGTGAAATGGCAGATGGATGTCTCAATTTTACTATGGTTATTTTGCAACATTACTATGTGTAATGATTGCAAAGGAAAAACGGAAACCACATTCTTTTAACAAAGGATCTTCTCTGTAGTAGCGGTTCAGTGATATCTCCCTTCTGACGTGAGCAGCTTTAGTTCGACACACCTGTAGTAAAAAACACCACCTTAAAAATGACGCACAGGGGGAACACACAGCCAAATGTTAGTGCAGTCACGAGCTGGCCATGGAACTCTGCTGCACACACACTCCAGTCATGGGAGACTCCTCCCGGTCCATGCCCTGCCTCATGCCCAGGTGGCCCTCTGGTAGGTAGTGAGCCGGCCCAGTGTTTGTGCCCATGGGGTATGCAGGGTGGGCGGCCATGCCAGTCTCCTGCCGGGGGTTCGAGAAGGCGCCCAACCCCATGCTCAGCCCGCCGTGATGCCCAAAGGGCAGGTGGCGGAGCTGGTAGGCCTGGTTGCCATGGTTCCCAGTGGAAGAGGAAgatgtggaggaagaggaggcagaggaagacagggaggtcATGGACAGATGGCCATGCACCACCTCCATGGAGTCCTGTGTGGAGGCgctgtgtgtgggagaggtgtAATGCCGTGGCCGGGGCCTTGTGGCCATCACCTGCGCGTGGTGATGATGGGGGTGGGAGTGGGGGTGCAGGGCCTTGGGGTGCTGAGGAGGGACATGGAAGGTGGTCTCCTGGACTGGGTGGGTCTCTCCGGCCACTGGCTCTGGTCCAACGCCTCCCCTCACCAATGGGGGAGGGTAAGTCTTTCTTGCCTGTCAGTGGATCACAGAAACAGAAATCAAATCAATTCATCTCTCATACtggctctgactttgctgatagctactttgagGAAACATGTACTTAATATGactgatgtggttgtcccacccagctcttaagatgaatgcactaactcagtcactctggataagagcatctgctaaatgactaaaatgtccaTTTCAATACTCTTGGCAAATGCTACTTGGAAAATGTCATACCATTACATTCCCAGTGCATTTAAATAATATTGACTACATTAGGACTTACAACAGGTTGTCTATTGATTAATTAGCTTCTTCAAATGAATGACAAAGACATGTCACCTGTGGACAGAGGGTGTCACCATCGATGGCTGGCAGCACTGCCCCAAAGTGCCCTCCACTGTGTAGGTGGTGATGGGTGGGGTCGGACCTTGCTCTGCCACTGGTACTTGTCCCAGATGATCCtcctgtaagagagagagacgagggcaCAACCTCAGCCCATCACACCACATCTAAAAAATGACAACCTAGCAAAGGTTTAaaatagtatatattttttaagcacCATCAACTGTTGGGTTTCCCACCAGTGCACTGAAAAGGCACCACTGAGATATGAGCCCGCAACCGCAATATTccgaggagagaaagagggtcaATTGAGCCAGGGAGTGTTACCGGAGCTGGAGGAGGTGCTGGAGGTGGTTCCAGAGGACTGGGACTGCTCCAGCGCTGGGCTGGTAGACACACTGCTGCTCGTGTTGGTCCCCTCGTCTGCCGTCTTCTTGAAGAAGCTGTGCTGTAGGGCGTAGTAGGGCTGTATGCGGCTCTTGGGGTCGTAGTCCAACATCCGCAGGATCAGGTCCTTGAACTTCAAGTAGTCAGCGACGGCGTGGCCAGACTCCCCCGCCCGCCGGCCACCTGGACCCCCGGCCTCCACACCcaggatggagtggagctttCGAGAGGCTGGAGGCTTATACTGCTCAGAGGAAAGACatggggaagagacaggggggggggtcaggtactTGAACTCAAATACACAACACTACCAAAAGCCACTGTTAGGACACCACATTGAGAGAGGAACTGCAGAACACTCACCCTTTTGCCATCTTTGGTCTTCTTAACGCTCCATGTGCCATCTGATAGCTTCTCAAAGAACTTCCTGGCTTTTGGGGCTAGGTCCATAATATGATTGGGGGGGATACCTAGAACTTCAACTATCTTATTCATCTGGTCCACCTGAGAATTATAGAACAGAACAAAATACTGCCATGGATTAATGTTAATTGCGTGTATCAAATTAATTTACTCAGAGTTGGCTACATTTAAAAAGATCTCCAGCTAGTCAGTCAAGCCTACTGTACCTCGTTGGCGCCACTGAAGAGGGGCTCTCCGGTGTGCATTTCTACCAGGATGCAGCCCAGGGACCACATGTCGATGGCCAGGTCATAGGGCATGCCCAGCAGCACCTCTGGGGAGCGGTAAAAACGACTCTGGATGTACTGGTATATCTGAGGAAGGACAAAAAGAGTAAATCACAACCCATTCTTAAAGATAACATTACAGATATCAGCATTAAAAGCTTGAGAACAGAATATACAGAGGTATACAGAACATATGCAAGAAATTAGACTTGTGAAAGACAAGGTTAAACTCTTTTGGACCAAGACAATAAGTAGTAGATTAGCATACCCTCTGTCCCAGTTGGCAGGAGCTGCCAAAGTCCACTATCTTGATGGCGCTCCTTTTGGGGTTGCACAGCAGGATGTTCTCAGGCTTCAGGTCACAGTGGATGATGCTTAGCTCAGGCGTGGCCAGGAACAGTAGCGCAGTGCAAAGCTGCTGGGCAAACTTCCTAGTCAGGTTGAGAGAGACGCCACGGAAGTTGGTGTTCCGCAGCAGGTCATATAGGTTGTACGAGAGCATCTCAAACACCAGGCAGAGGTGGTTCCGGAACATGAAGTGACGTTTCAGGTGAACTACATGATAGGAAAAAAGAGACATTCTCCCAGTCAAGTTTGGCTGATACACCAATCTCTCCTGTATGTGTAAAACATAACAGTACTCCATAATGGCTTG
Above is a window of Oncorhynchus kisutch isolate 150728-3 linkage group LG18, Okis_V2, whole genome shotgun sequence DNA encoding:
- the LOC109909167 gene encoding dual specificity tyrosine-phosphorylation-regulated kinase 1A-like isoform X2, with amino-acid sequence MAAPMPHTHQQYSDRHQPSTDQTAAVLPYSDQAQQLTANPRHMPQCFRDPTLAPLRKLSIDLIKTYKQINEVYYAKKKRRHQTGQGEDSSHKKERKVFNDGYDDDNYDYIVKNGEKWMDRYEIDSLIGKGSFGQVVKAYDRAEQEWVAIKIIKNKKAFLNQAQIEVRLLELMNKHDTEMKYYIVHLKRHFMFRNHLCLVFEMLSYNLYDLLRNTNFRGVSLNLTRKFAQQLCTALLFLATPELSIIHCDLKPENILLCNPKRSAIKIVDFGSSCQLGQRIYQYIQSRFYRSPEVLLGMPYDLAIDMWSLGCILVEMHTGEPLFSGANEVDQMNKIVEVLGIPPNHIMDLAPKARKFFEKLSDGTWSVKKTKDGKRYKPPASRKLHSILGVEAGGPGGRRAGESGHAVADYLKFKDLILRMLDYDPKSRIQPYYALQHSFFKKTADEGTNTSSSVSTSPALEQSQSSGTTSSTSSSSGGSSGTSTSGRARSDPTHHHLHSGGHFGAVLPAIDGDTLCPQARKTYPPPLVRGGVGPEPVAGETHPVQETTFHVPPQHPKALHPHSHPHHHHAQVMATRPRPRHYTSPTHSASTQDSMEVVHGHLSMTSLSSSASSSSTSSSSTGNHGNQAYQLRHLPFGHHGGLSMGLGAFSNPRQETGMAAHPAYPMGTNTGPAHYLPEGHLGMRQGMDREESPMTGVCVQQSSMASS
- the LOC109909167 gene encoding dual specificity tyrosine-phosphorylation-regulated kinase 1A-like isoform X1, giving the protein MHPGGETSACKPSSVRLAPSFSFHAAGLQMAAPMPHTHQQYSDRHQPSTDQTAAVLPYSDQAQQLTANPRHMPQCFRDPTLAPLRKLSIDLIKTYKQINEVYYAKKKRRHQTGQGEDSSHKKERKVFNDGYDDDNYDYIVKNGEKWMDRYEIDSLIGKGSFGQVVKAYDRAEQEWVAIKIIKNKKAFLNQAQIEVRLLELMNKHDTEMKYYIVHLKRHFMFRNHLCLVFEMLSYNLYDLLRNTNFRGVSLNLTRKFAQQLCTALLFLATPELSIIHCDLKPENILLCNPKRSAIKIVDFGSSCQLGQRIYQYIQSRFYRSPEVLLGMPYDLAIDMWSLGCILVEMHTGEPLFSGANEVDQMNKIVEVLGIPPNHIMDLAPKARKFFEKLSDGTWSVKKTKDGKRYKPPASRKLHSILGVEAGGPGGRRAGESGHAVADYLKFKDLILRMLDYDPKSRIQPYYALQHSFFKKTADEGTNTSSSVSTSPALEQSQSSGTTSSTSSSSGGSSGTSTSGRARSDPTHHHLHSGGHFGAVLPAIDGDTLCPQARKTYPPPLVRGGVGPEPVAGETHPVQETTFHVPPQHPKALHPHSHPHHHHAQVMATRPRPRHYTSPTHSASTQDSMEVVHGHLSMTSLSSSASSSSTSSSSTGNHGNQAYQLRHLPFGHHGGLSMGLGAFSNPRQETGMAAHPAYPMGTNTGPAHYLPEGHLGMRQGMDREESPMTGVCVQQSSMASS